The following are from one region of the Mycolicibacterium diernhoferi genome:
- the ruvX gene encoding Holliday junction resolvase RuvX, whose product MADDADRRPDRPGPDDPGRGRRLGIDVGTVRIGVAASDPDGILATPLETVQRDKTGRHLRKLVKLVEENEAVEVVVGLPRTLANRSGSSAQDAVELADALSARIAPTPVRLADERLTTVTAQRSLREAGVRAKNQRAMVDQVAAVGILQNWLDQRRSALRDVDE is encoded by the coding sequence GTGGCTGACGATGCCGATCGCCGGCCGGACCGGCCCGGTCCAGATGATCCGGGACGGGGACGCAGGCTCGGTATCGACGTCGGCACCGTCCGGATCGGGGTCGCCGCCAGCGACCCCGATGGGATTCTGGCCACCCCGCTGGAGACCGTGCAGCGGGACAAGACGGGACGTCACCTGCGCAAGTTGGTGAAGCTCGTCGAGGAGAACGAAGCGGTCGAGGTCGTCGTCGGCCTGCCGCGCACGTTGGCGAACCGTTCGGGTTCGTCAGCTCAGGACGCCGTCGAACTGGCCGATGCTCTGTCGGCCCGGATCGCACCGACACCGGTGCGGCTGGCCGACGAACGTCTGACCACGGTGACCGCGCAGCGGTCGTTGCGGGAAGCGGGGGTACGCGCCAAGAACCAGCGGGCCATGGTCGATCAGGTTGCGGCAGTGGGGATTCTGCAGAACTGGTTGGACCAGCGCCGGTCCGCATTAAGGGATGTTGATGAGTGA
- the mltG gene encoding endolytic transglycosylase MltG produces MSDHWNPERSEPLAVGPPRRRLSRTARAQERRNARRRRVLSIVALAALVVVVIGAVFVGSKLWHGLFGGTSDFAGDGVADVVIEVHNGDSTTAIGQTLAEQNVVSSSKAFVEAAASNPAIAAIQPGFYKLRTEIPASSAVEKLADPQSRVGQMVIPEGRQLDDVADVKTNAVTKGILSLISDASCVDLDGDRACVSADELREAAGNANLTALSVPAWASAPVTAMGNDHRRLEGLIAPGSWNVDPSGSAEQILSSLIGASTALYEANGLLGAAATAELTPYEILIVASLVQRESMPQDFSKVARVIFNRLDVGQKLEFDSTVNFSLDRTEVATTDADRARVTPWNTYASPGLPKTPICSSGKPALTAAENPEPGDWLYFVTIDLQGTTLFTRDYDQHLASIELARKNGVLDSAR; encoded by the coding sequence ATGAGTGATCACTGGAATCCCGAGCGCAGCGAACCGCTGGCGGTCGGGCCCCCACGCCGTCGACTGAGCCGCACCGCCCGGGCGCAGGAGCGTCGAAACGCCCGCCGTCGGCGGGTGTTGTCGATAGTGGCCTTGGCGGCGCTGGTCGTGGTGGTGATCGGGGCGGTGTTCGTCGGCTCCAAGCTGTGGCACGGGCTGTTCGGCGGCACCAGCGACTTCGCCGGTGACGGCGTCGCCGATGTCGTCATCGAGGTGCACAACGGGGACTCGACCACGGCGATCGGGCAGACGCTGGCCGAACAGAACGTGGTGTCCTCCTCGAAGGCCTTCGTGGAGGCCGCGGCCAGCAACCCGGCCATCGCCGCGATCCAGCCCGGCTTCTACAAGCTGCGCACCGAGATCCCGGCGTCGAGTGCGGTGGAGAAGCTGGCCGACCCGCAGAGCCGGGTCGGCCAGATGGTCATCCCGGAGGGCCGCCAGCTCGATGACGTCGCCGACGTCAAGACCAACGCGGTGACCAAGGGCATCCTGTCGCTGATCTCGGACGCCTCCTGCGTCGACCTCGACGGCGACCGCGCCTGCGTATCGGCCGATGAGTTGAGAGAGGCCGCCGGTAACGCGAACCTCACGGCGCTGTCGGTGCCGGCGTGGGCCAGCGCACCGGTGACCGCGATGGGCAATGATCACCGGCGGCTGGAAGGCCTCATCGCGCCGGGCAGCTGGAACGTCGACCCGTCCGGTTCGGCCGAGCAGATCCTGAGCTCGCTGATCGGCGCCAGCACCGCTCTCTATGAGGCCAACGGGCTGCTCGGGGCGGCCGCGACGGCCGAGCTGACCCCCTACGAGATCCTCATCGTCGCATCGCTGGTTCAGCGCGAGTCGATGCCGCAGGACTTCTCGAAGGTGGCCCGGGTGATCTTCAACCGGCTCGACGTGGGCCAGAAACTCGAGTTCGATTCGACGGTGAACTTCTCGCTGGACCGCACCGAGGTGGCCACCACCGACGCCGACCGGGCGCGGGTCACCCCGTGGAACACCTATGCCTCACCGGGACTGCCGAAGACACCGATCTGCTCATCCGGCAAGCCCGCGCTGACCGCCGCGGAGAATCCGGAGCCGGGGGACTGGCTGTACTTCGTCACCATCGACCTACAGGGCACCACCCTGTTCACCCGCGATTACGACCAGCACCTCGCGAGCATCGAACTGGCCCGGAAAAACGGTGTCCTCGACAGCGCGCGATGA
- a CDS encoding shikimate dehydrogenase: protein MSSTARDDQGIRRAAVLGSPISHSRSPDIHLAAYRALGLTSWTYDRIECSAEQLPGLVAGLGPEWVGLSVTKPGKFAALAVATERTDRAALVGSANTLVHTENGWRADNTDIDGVIGALADEVTAPVRGAVLGSGGTAPAAVAALASLGVKDLAVLARNKDKAAPLLAIGGALGVQIRWVELGTPVPGLDVAVNTLPADIAGGYAPTIDGVSVLLDAIYDPWPTPLAAAVRAGGGRVVSGLQMLLHQAVAQVEQFTGLAAPKEVMRAALRRS, encoded by the coding sequence GTGTCCTCGACAGCGCGCGATGACCAGGGCATCCGGCGTGCCGCCGTGCTGGGATCGCCGATCTCGCACTCCCGCTCGCCGGACATCCACCTGGCCGCCTACCGGGCGTTGGGCCTGACGTCGTGGACCTATGACCGCATCGAGTGCAGCGCCGAACAACTACCCGGGTTGGTCGCCGGCCTCGGACCGGAATGGGTCGGGCTCTCGGTCACCAAACCGGGCAAGTTCGCGGCGCTGGCGGTGGCCACCGAGCGCACCGACCGGGCGGCACTGGTCGGCTCCGCGAACACCCTGGTGCACACCGAGAACGGTTGGCGCGCCGACAACACCGATATCGACGGTGTGATCGGCGCCCTGGCCGACGAGGTCACCGCGCCCGTCCGGGGCGCGGTCCTCGGTTCCGGGGGCACCGCGCCGGCGGCGGTGGCGGCATTGGCTTCGCTCGGGGTCAAAGACCTCGCGGTGCTCGCGCGCAACAAGGACAAGGCCGCGCCGCTGCTGGCCATCGGCGGCGCCCTCGGGGTGCAGATCCGGTGGGTCGAACTCGGCACGCCGGTGCCCGGTCTGGACGTCGCGGTCAACACGCTGCCCGCCGACATCGCCGGCGGGTACGCCCCCACCATCGACGGGGTTTCGGTGCTGCTCGACGCGATCTACGACCCATGGCCCACACCGCTGGCCGCCGCGGTGCGCGCCGGTGGCGGACGGGTCGTCAGTGGGTTGCAGATGCTGCTGCACCAGGCGGTCGCCCAGGTGGAGCAGTTCACCGGGCTGGCGGCGCCAAAAGAGGTGATGAGAGCGGCACTGAGGCGGTCCTAG
- a CDS encoding prepilin peptidase, protein MGVLAVGLWLAALTGYDIARRRLPNLLTVPGAVLILGWAVASGRGWPALCGAVALFGAYLLIHLVSPADLGAGDVKLALGLGALTGAFGIDVWTLAALGAPLLTAVWALAARVCGRRGPVPHGPAMCAASAAAVALVLVQP, encoded by the coding sequence GTGGGCGTGCTGGCGGTCGGTCTCTGGCTGGCCGCGCTGACCGGGTACGACATCGCCCGGCGGCGCCTGCCGAACCTGCTGACCGTGCCGGGCGCGGTGCTGATCCTGGGCTGGGCGGTGGCCAGCGGGCGCGGGTGGCCGGCGTTGTGCGGGGCGGTGGCGCTGTTCGGGGCGTACCTGCTCATTCATCTCGTGTCGCCCGCCGACCTGGGGGCCGGCGATGTGAAGCTGGCCCTCGGCCTCGGCGCGCTCACCGGGGCTTTCGGAATCGACGTGTGGACGCTGGCGGCGCTCGGCGCACCGCTGCTGACGGCGGTGTGGGCCCTGGCCGCTCGGGTGTGCGGGCGGCGCGGCCCGGTGCCGCACGGCCCGGCGATGTGCGCGGCCAGCGCCGCGGCCGTCGCGCTGGTGCTGGTTCAGCCGTGA
- a CDS encoding glycerate kinase, producing MEDNGSGGHIVVAPDKFKGSATAADVAAALAAGLREVTSRRIVEFPIADGGEGTVDMMIGRGFTPVHCTVPGPLQRPVTATYALHGSTAVIEAAAANGLALLGPGGPTSTTARTACTLGVGALLRDALDRGARRIVLGVGGSATTDGGAGLLVGLGARLLDVHGDPLYPSGDDLAHAHAVDLDRLDPRLRGADLVVACDVDNPLTGPSGAASVYGPQKGADPATARALDAALGRWADIVARHTGRDLRDHPGVGAAGGLAFALAAVLGARLTSGIDLLLAVGGFAEVVEGAALVLVGEGSLDGQSLRGKGPIGVARAARAHGVPVLAVAGRCTVGASEVQAAGLDGVYTLAALEPDETSSMRNARTLLRRIGAAIASDRLAPAAHHG from the coding sequence ATGGAAGACAACGGATCTGGCGGCCACATCGTGGTGGCGCCGGACAAATTCAAAGGTTCGGCCACCGCGGCGGACGTCGCGGCGGCGCTGGCCGCCGGGCTGCGGGAGGTCACCTCGCGCCGGATCGTCGAGTTCCCCATCGCCGACGGCGGCGAGGGCACGGTGGACATGATGATCGGCCGCGGCTTCACCCCGGTGCACTGCACCGTCCCGGGACCGCTGCAGCGGCCGGTGACCGCCACCTATGCCCTGCACGGCAGCACCGCGGTCATCGAGGCGGCGGCGGCCAACGGGCTGGCCCTGCTGGGTCCCGGCGGGCCCACCTCGACGACGGCGCGCACCGCCTGCACCCTCGGAGTCGGCGCCTTGTTGCGGGACGCCCTCGACCGCGGCGCCCGGCGGATCGTGCTCGGCGTCGGTGGCAGCGCCACCACCGACGGCGGGGCGGGCCTGCTGGTCGGCCTGGGCGCCCGCCTGCTCGACGTGCACGGCGACCCGCTCTATCCCAGCGGGGACGATCTGGCCCACGCGCACGCCGTGGACCTCGACCGGCTCGACCCTCGATTGCGCGGCGCCGATCTCGTCGTCGCCTGCGATGTCGACAACCCGCTCACCGGCCCGTCCGGGGCGGCGTCGGTCTACGGACCGCAGAAGGGCGCGGACCCGGCCACCGCCCGAGCCCTGGACGCCGCACTGGGCCGATGGGCCGATATCGTCGCCCGCCACACCGGACGCGATCTGCGCGACCACCCGGGTGTCGGCGCCGCCGGCGGGCTGGCCTTCGCCCTGGCCGCGGTGCTGGGCGCCCGGCTCACTTCCGGGATCGACCTGCTGCTCGCCGTCGGTGGCTTCGCCGAGGTGGTCGAGGGGGCCGCGCTGGTGCTGGTCGGCGAGGGATCCCTGGACGGGCAGTCATTGCGCGGCAAGGGCCCGATCGGGGTGGCCAGAGCGGCACGCGCCCACGGTGTTCCGGTGCTGGCGGTCGCCGGACGCTGCACGGTGGGCGCGTCCGAAGTGCAGGCGGCCGGACTCGACGGCGTCTACACCCTGGCCGCACTGGAACCCGACGAGACGTCCAGCATGCGCAACGCCCGCACCCTGCTGCGCCGGATCGGCGCTGCCATCGCATCCGACCGTTTGGCGCCTGCGGCCCATCACGGCTGA
- a CDS encoding LacI family DNA-binding transcriptional regulator, with protein MNDIAVPAAPAKTVSAAAVARACGVSKATVSYVMNGQGGVSAETRRRVIKTASELGYRPAAGPRRDPLLTRVVGLILPNIGNPMYTGWAERIISITREQGFDVFVATTDDDPDTLAQVAGTLAARNVDGVIIAALMREDLRALRVLRQKRIPFVCLSRSADQLHGDFVGIDFDAAATLLMEHVLSHGYRDIATVIGPRFSTASLVREEAFVRTAAAAGVAVRGARKISTRLDSAGGRAAAKSLLSSAKPPRAVVCGSDEIAIGIMEHAMSVGLRIPEDLAVVGGDGLPHSRSALINLTTVIQPINVMAERSFELLLDQITAPRSTYHHVICEHRLHIGRTCGCPPVRQDSTE; from the coding sequence ATGAACGACATCGCCGTACCGGCCGCCCCTGCCAAGACGGTGTCGGCGGCCGCGGTCGCGCGTGCCTGCGGCGTCTCGAAGGCGACCGTCAGTTATGTGATGAACGGTCAGGGTGGGGTGTCGGCGGAGACCCGCAGGCGGGTCATCAAGACCGCCAGTGAACTCGGCTACCGGCCCGCCGCCGGTCCCCGTCGCGATCCGCTGCTGACCCGCGTGGTCGGCCTGATCCTGCCCAACATCGGCAACCCGATGTACACCGGCTGGGCCGAACGCATCATCTCGATCACCCGGGAGCAGGGCTTCGACGTCTTCGTGGCCACCACCGACGACGATCCCGACACGCTGGCCCAGGTGGCGGGCACCCTGGCCGCCCGCAATGTCGACGGGGTGATCATCGCGGCCCTGATGCGCGAGGACCTGCGCGCGCTGCGAGTGTTGCGGCAGAAGCGGATTCCGTTCGTCTGCCTGTCCCGCAGCGCCGACCAGTTGCACGGGGATTTCGTCGGCATCGACTTCGACGCGGCGGCCACCCTGCTGATGGAGCACGTCCTGTCGCACGGCTACCGCGACATCGCCACGGTGATCGGCCCGCGCTTCTCGACCGCCTCGTTGGTCCGCGAAGAAGCCTTCGTGCGCACCGCGGCGGCCGCCGGGGTGGCCGTCCGGGGCGCCCGCAAGATCAGCACCCGCCTGGACAGCGCCGGCGGCCGGGCGGCCGCCAAATCCCTGCTGAGCAGCGCCAAGCCGCCGCGGGCAGTGGTGTGCGGGTCGGACGAGATCGCCATCGGGATCATGGAACACGCGATGTCCGTCGGCCTGCGGATCCCCGAAGACCTCGCGGTGGTCGGCGGTGACGGGTTGCCGCACAGCCGATCCGCGCTGATCAACCTGACCACCGTGATCCAGCCGATCAACGTGATGGCGGAGCGGTCCTTCGAGCTGCTGCTCGACCAGATCACCGCGCCCCGCAGCACCTATCACCACGTGATCTGCGAACACCGTCTGCACATCGGACGGACCTGCGGCTGCCCGCCGGTCCGCCAGGACAGCACCGAGTAA
- a CDS encoding SDR family oxidoreductase yields MHDLDLTGRRVLVTAGAAGIGLAIAAAMKDRGAEVFVTDVNPAAVEAAQGLGLHAVVSDVSREDDVVALMALLAERLGGLDVLVNNAGVAGPTGPVETLDTDAWKFTFEVNVHGQFLCVKHALPMLKSSPDGSIINMSSAAGRLGMAGRSPYSASKWAVIGFTKSLAIELGECGIRVNAICPGAVDGPRIDAVIEAKAAMLGKPVAEVAALYRGQSSLGRLATADDIAGMAVFLSSGLARTVNGQAMAVDGNTEKLY; encoded by the coding sequence GTGCACGATCTCGATCTCACCGGACGGCGGGTGCTGGTCACCGCCGGCGCCGCCGGTATCGGCCTGGCCATCGCCGCCGCCATGAAGGACCGGGGCGCCGAGGTGTTCGTCACCGACGTCAACCCGGCGGCCGTCGAGGCGGCCCAGGGCCTGGGCCTGCATGCCGTGGTCAGCGATGTGTCCCGCGAAGACGATGTGGTGGCGCTGATGGCGCTGCTCGCCGAGCGGTTGGGCGGGCTGGACGTCCTGGTCAACAATGCCGGCGTCGCCGGGCCAACCGGTCCGGTCGAGACGCTGGACACCGACGCCTGGAAGTTCACCTTCGAGGTCAACGTGCACGGGCAGTTCCTGTGCGTGAAACACGCTCTGCCGATGCTGAAGTCGTCCCCGGACGGATCGATCATCAACATGTCCTCGGCCGCCGGCCGACTGGGGATGGCCGGGCGCAGCCCGTACTCGGCCTCGAAGTGGGCGGTCATCGGCTTCACCAAATCATTGGCGATCGAGTTGGGGGAGTGCGGCATCCGGGTCAACGCCATCTGCCCGGGTGCCGTCGACGGCCCCCGGATCGACGCCGTCATCGAGGCGAAGGCGGCCATGCTCGGCAAGCCGGTCGCCGAGGTCGCCGCCCTCTATCGCGGCCAGTCCTCGCTCGGGCGTCTGGCCACCGCCGACGACATCGCCGGCATGGCGGTCTTTCTGTCCAGCGGCCTGGCCCGCACCGTCAACGGCCAGGCGATGGCCGTCGACGGCAACACCGAAAAGCTCTACTGA
- a CDS encoding 3-keto-5-aminohexanoate cleavage protein, with product MSRARKVIITSAVTGAIHTPSMSPHLPVTAEEIADAAIGAAKAGAAIVHMHARSPEDGRPSQDPKDFEPILAKLKANTDAVINITTGGSPHMTVQERMRPVATFAPELASLNMGSMNFGLYPMLERFTEFQHPWEREGLEKSRDLVFKNTFADIETILEIGNTNDTRFEFECYDISHLNNLAHFHARGLARGPLFVQSVFGLLGGIGGHPEDLMHMRRTADRLLGDAYEWSILGAGRNQMPLATIGAAMGSHVRVGLEDSLWIGPGQLAASNAEQVSRIRTILEALNFEVATPDEAREMLNLKGADKVGF from the coding sequence ATGTCCCGCGCACGCAAAGTCATCATCACCAGCGCCGTCACCGGCGCCATCCACACACCGAGCATGTCGCCGCACCTACCGGTGACCGCCGAGGAGATCGCCGACGCCGCGATCGGCGCTGCCAAGGCGGGTGCGGCCATCGTGCACATGCACGCCCGCTCACCCGAGGACGGCCGGCCGTCCCAGGATCCCAAGGATTTCGAGCCGATCCTGGCCAAGCTGAAGGCCAACACCGATGCGGTCATCAACATCACCACCGGCGGATCGCCGCACATGACCGTGCAGGAGCGGATGCGCCCGGTGGCAACCTTCGCACCCGAACTCGCCTCGTTGAACATGGGGTCGATGAACTTCGGCCTGTACCCGATGCTGGAGCGCTTCACCGAATTCCAGCACCCGTGGGAGCGTGAAGGCCTGGAGAAGTCGCGCGACCTGGTCTTCAAGAACACCTTCGCCGATATCGAGACCATCCTGGAGATCGGCAACACAAACGACACTCGCTTCGAATTCGAGTGCTACGACATCTCGCATCTGAACAACCTCGCGCACTTCCACGCCCGCGGGCTGGCGCGCGGGCCGCTGTTCGTGCAGTCGGTGTTCGGGTTGCTCGGCGGAATCGGTGGTCACCCCGAGGATCTCATGCACATGCGGCGCACCGCGGACCGGCTGCTCGGGGATGCCTACGAATGGTCCATCCTCGGCGCGGGGCGCAACCAGATGCCGCTGGCCACCATCGGGGCGGCCATGGGCTCGCACGTGCGGGTCGGGCTGGAGGACTCGCTGTGGATCGGACCCGGCCAGTTGGCCGCGTCGAACGCCGAACAGGTCAGCCGGATCCGCACCATCCTGGAGGCGTTGAACTTCGAGGTCGCCACCCCGGACGAGGCCCGCGAGATGCTCAACCTGAAGGGGGCCGACAAGGTCGGTTTCTGA